A window from Vanessa atalanta chromosome 16, ilVanAtal1.2, whole genome shotgun sequence encodes these proteins:
- the LOC125070063 gene encoding TBC1 domain family member 31 encodes MATENQGDNIKKYDLKLKSRPKDGVILQLHHTIRGSNGESRRIRFTVGSFEDTQNKLACADNVGNIFLLNFADLQFWKLKNLGPCTALQFVPHDLETLVVATTKNLEVVFVDSETTKITLTLTGHTAPIKHISFSNSKINNLLTASPVEAILWELKNHTKYFTLNTNSGPQIQQILFTPASEYLVACFQNDTIQIWRHETMKSVKQIIPSELKHLKSVAFTMNGRAMAMSGLAPVLILFSMDTWKALKSIDLLKYNISGIQQLSFVPQIFDGGSNKILALLSSDCILYFLDIESLKVIHTIHPESSGIRKFVVSPTGKYFLCILQQGEVNIYNSSYVMDYAKSSLDETTPRNMLPCSSISRKCVEHSPKRVEVQQRMRICMDSARLRRILMQYGEYPDKFRSIIWRSLLVTPRNKTAYSVLVDKGIHPAYKEIENQFTIHSSVTLKNLKRLLSCLAHWCPLFGVMKFLPSFVFPFVKVLQKDPLLLFESVATVLLNQCQLWFEYAPFPPISILAMIENILAEHDQQLLNHFCDLGVTSQTYALKILETAFSEVLTCSEWLILWDHILSNEPAFILMAVVSYNIVQKNALRRLQSHEQLEKFFHMQNPIDKKSFLKKSYILLNETSDEIHPRRFFKNFMALDKGTCYQQFTGYPKATICLKLAKKTRSKTQKKDKYSLRELTTRTQEREINKNSSTKNESIEFENSSETDLEEYDNFLDRQSKGDKKNNHNSQGNGDHSNAIKDDLLNNMHYPPNKYFHKSKQKTHNKTSKRECTDCKASSHSKSNKRTSENKHILEKEVEKLIKGYKNSDRSED; translated from the coding sequence atggcAACAGAAAATCAaggtgataatataaaaaaatatgatttaaagcTTAAATCTAGGCCTAAAGATGGAGTCATATTACAACTTCATCATACAATTCGAGGATCGAATGGAGAGAGTAGACGTATTCGCTTTACAGTTGGAAGCTTTGAAGACACACAAAATAAGTTAGCATGCGCTGATAATGtcggcaatatttttttattaaattttgccgATTTACAATTTTGGAAACTGAAAAACCTTGGTCCATGCACTGCATTGCAATTTGTTCCGCATGATTTGGAGACTCTAGTAGTCGCCACGACAAAAAATTTGGAAGTTGTATTTGTTGATAGTGAAACTACAAAAATTACACTCACTTTGACGGGTCACACAGCTCCTATAAAACACATATCATTTTCAAACAGCAAAATTAACAACTTACTCACAGCTAGTCCAGTTGAGGCTATTCTATGGGAACTCAAAAATCATACCAAATATTTTACTCTGAACACTAATTCTGGCCCTCAAATTCAACAGATCTTATTTACACCAGCTAGTGAATATTTGGTAGCTTGTTTCCAAAACGATACTATTCAGATTTGGAGGCATGAGACAATGAAATCTGTCAAACAAATAATACCCAGTGAGTTGAAGCATTTAAAAAGTGTAGCATTCACTATGAATGGCAGAGCAATGGCCATGTCTGGGCTGGCACCTGTGTTGATCTTATTTAGCATGGACACATGGAAAGCATTAAAATCTATAGATTtgctgaaatataatatttcaggcATTCAACAACTTTCTTTTGTACCACAAATCTTTGATGGAGGCAGCAATAAGATTCTAGCTCTGTTGAGCAgtgattgtattttatattttttggataTTGAATCACTTAAGGTTATACATACAATTCATCCAGAGTCATCCGGAATAAGAAAATTTGTAGTTAGTCCTACtgggaaatattttctttgtattttacaGCAAGGAGAAGTGAATATTTACAATTCTTCATATGTGATGGATTATGCTAAAAGTTCATTGGATGAAACAACACCGAGAAATATGTTGCCTTGTTCTTCAATATCTCGCAAATGTGTGGAACATTCACCAAAAAGAGTGGAAGTCCAGCAAAGAATGAGAATTTGTATGGACAGTGCCAGATTGAGAAGAATTTTAATGCAATATGGAGAGTATCCTGATAAATTCCGCTCTATAATTTGGAGATCACTACTGGTTACTCCGAGAAATAAAACAGCTTATTCAGTTTTAGTTGATAAAGGAATTCATCCTGCTTATAAGGAAATTGAGAATCAATTTACTATTCATAGCTCTGTTACTCTAAAGAACTTGAAAAGGCTTCTCTCTTGTCTTGCTCATTGGTGTCCACTATTTGGAGTCATGAAATTTTTACCAAGTTTTGTGTTTCCATTTGTAAAAGTACTTCAAAAAGATCCACTTTTATTGTTTGAAAGTGTGGCAACAGTGTTGTTAAATCAATGTCAGCTCTGGTTTGAATATGCTCCTTTCCCTCCAATTAGCATCTTAGCAATGATCGAGAATATACTAGCTGAACATGATCAACaactattaaatcatttttgtgATTTAGGTGTAACAAGTCAGACATatgcattaaaaattttagaaacTGCTTTCAGTGAAGTTTTGACCTGCTCAGAATGGTTAATACTGTGGGATCATATTCTTAGTAATGAACCAGCATTTATCCTAATGGCTGTTGTGTCTTACAATATTGTTCAAAAAAATGCTCTTAGAAGATTACAGAGTCATGAGCAGCTTGAAAAATTTTTCCACATGCAAAACCCTAtagataaaaaatcttttttaaaaaaatcatatattttactaaatgagACAAGTGATGAGATACATCCcagaagattttttaaaaattttatggcTCTGGACAAAGGAACTTGCTATCAACAATTTACTGGCTATCCAAAAGCTACAATTTGCCTTAAATTAGCCAAGAAAACAAgatcaaaaacacaaaaaaaagataaatatagttTGAGAGAACTTACAACAAGAACTCAGgaaagagaaataaataaaaatagctccACTAAAAATGAATctattgaatttgaaaatagttCTGAAACTGATTTGGAAGAATATGATAATTTTCTTGATAGGCAATCCAAAGGTGACaagaaaaataatcacaatAGTCAAGGCAATGGAGATCATAGCAATGCAATAaaagatgatttattaaataacatgcaTTACCcacctaataaatattttcataaaagtaaacaaaaaactCACAATAAAACAAGTAAAAGAGAATGTACAGACTGTAAAGCCTCTtcacattcaaaatcaaataagaGAACAtcagaaaataaacatattttggaAAAGGAAGTTGAGAAATTAATCAAAGGTTATAAAAACTCTGATAGGTCTGAGGATTAA